Genomic segment of Rhodococcus rhodochrous:
GCCCCTCGACCTGGTCGTCGATCACGCACTCGAGGTGGATGAGTACGCGAATCCGGAAGCGGCACTTCGCAACATCGATCTGGAGTACGAGCGTCACCGCGATCGGTACCGTTTCCTGCGCTGGGCGCAGGACCGGCTTCCGGGCCTTCGGGTCGTGCCGCCGGGGCTCGGGATCTGTCACCAGCTGAACCTCGAGGTCCTCGCGCCGGTCGTGACCGCCACCGAATCCGGGGGCCGGCACGTCGCAGCGCTGGACAGCCTGGTCGGCACCGACTCGCACACCACGATGATCAACGCGCTCGGCGTCACCGGCTGGGGCGTCGGCGGCATCGAGGCCACCGCCGCGGCCCTCGGGCAGGCCGTCATGATCCGCGTGCCCCGCGTCGTCGGCATCGAACTCACCGGACGTCTCGCACCCGGGGTGTTCGCCTCCGATCTCGCCCTCACCCTCGCCGAGAAACTGCGCGCACTGAATGTGGTCGGCGCCGTCGTCGAGTTCCACGGTCCCGGCCTGGAGGCACTGTCGGTGCCCGACCGCGCGACCGTCGCCAACATGGCACCCGAATACGGCGCGACCATGGCCTGGTTCCCGGCCGATCGCCGGACGATCGAGTACCTGGCCGCGACGGGCCGCTCCCCCGAGCGTGTCCACCTCGCCGAGCAGTACCTGCGAGCCCAGGGACTGTTCCGCACCCCGAGCAGCCCGGCACCACGGTTCGAGACCGGCCTGTCGATCGACCTCGCGAGCATCACCACCACCCTCGCCGGTCCGTCCCGACCGCACGATGCCCTGTCGCCCTCCGAGGTCCCGACCTCCCGCGGCGAGAGCGGACCGCTCGATGGCGACATCGCGATCGCTGCGATCACCAGCTGCACCAACACCTCCAATCCCCGGTCGCTGGTCGCGGCGGGGTTGCTGGCGCGCAACGCCGTCGCGGCCGGTCTGCGTCCACCGGGCTGGACGAAGACGTCGTTCACGCCCGGCTCGCGGGCCGCCGCCGACCTGCTGGCCTCGGCGGGTCTGCAGGATCACCTCGACCGGCTCGGCTTCCAGGTCGCGGGATTCGGATGCGGCACGTGCATGGGCAATTCCGGGCCGCTCAGCCCGGCCCTGTCCGAGTCGGACCGGACGAAGGACACCGCGCTCGCGGCGGTGCTGTCGGGCAACCGCAACTTCACCGGACGCATCCACCCGGCGATCGCGCACGCCTACCTCGCCTCCCCGGCGATGGTCGTGGCCTACGCCCTCGCGGGCAACGTCCGGATCGACGTGACGCGCGACCCGATCGGGCGCGCCGAGGACGGCACCGACGTCACCCTCGCCGACCTGTGGCCCTCCGACGAGGAGATCGACGCGATGCTGGCCGAGCACGAGGCCGCCGCGCTCGGGCGTGACGCTCACCGGGAGTTGACCACCACGCGCTGGCAGGAACTCGAGTACCCGCGCGGTGAGCACTACCGCTGGGACGGGGAGGCCGGCAGCATCCGTCGCCCGCCCTTCACCGATCCGGAACTGACGTCGCCCACCCTCACCGGCGATCTGACCGCGCGGCCCCTGCTGGTCCTCGGCGATGCGGTCACCACCGACCACATCTCGCCGGTCGCACGGGTCCTGCCCGACTCCGCGGCGGGTCGCTGGCTCCGCGAGCGCGGTGTGGGCGACCGGGCACTGGGCACCTTCAGCTCCCGGCGGCTCAACCACGACGTCATGATCCGCGGCGGCTTCGCCAACACCCGCCTCGCGAACCTGCTCGTGCCCG
This window contains:
- a CDS encoding aconitate hydratase, producing MTTDPFRSLTALPVSVEAGAPLHYYSLAEAEAHGAGPIADLPWSLKTLVEGILRHQGHPQALPEHVHAVTRRDETAAIPFFPGRVLFQDASGIPVLADMITLLERARAEGLDTSALEPALPLDLVVDHALEVDEYANPEAALRNIDLEYERHRDRYRFLRWAQDRLPGLRVVPPGLGICHQLNLEVLAPVVTATESGGRHVAALDSLVGTDSHTTMINALGVTGWGVGGIEATAAALGQAVMIRVPRVVGIELTGRLAPGVFASDLALTLAEKLRALNVVGAVVEFHGPGLEALSVPDRATVANMAPEYGATMAWFPADRRTIEYLAATGRSPERVHLAEQYLRAQGLFRTPSSPAPRFETGLSIDLASITTTLAGPSRPHDALSPSEVPTSRGESGPLDGDIAIAAITSCTNTSNPRSLVAAGLLARNAVAAGLRPPGWTKTSFTPGSRAAADLLASAGLQDHLDRLGFQVAGFGCGTCMGNSGPLSPALSESDRTKDTALAAVLSGNRNFTGRIHPAIAHAYLASPAMVVAYALAGNVRIDVTRDPIGRAEDGTDVTLADLWPSDEEIDAMLAEHEAAALGRDAHRELTTTRWQELEYPRGEHYRWDGEAGSIRRPPFTDPELTSPTLTGDLTARPLLVLGDAVTTDHISPVARVLPDSAAGRWLRERGVGDRALGTFSSRRLNHDVMIRGGFANTRLANLLVPEKQGGWTRTAPGEEPVPVHEAAEYHRRQGTPVVVVAGELYGAGSARDWAAKVTRLLGIRAVLARSFERIHRTNLVAMGVLPIQWQGPAPETFDGSEEIDLLGLADLGSTTEITVRVRRAGEIVWQGTALCRIDTPLEWEWLRAGGLFGHLLTEQTERQGAPHRDPVGAHR